A genomic stretch from Diachasmimorpha longicaudata isolate KC_UGA_2023 chromosome 2, iyDiaLong2, whole genome shotgun sequence includes:
- the LOC135173005 gene encoding uncharacterized protein LOC135173005, with protein MTYVTLLVSISCFWIVIQAQYAARDVKITNDETNHSLLIVDNPLVKGIGRDSWYRRVQWNNSTGGPIMFRYKLERYTFDIFGNDWWEEVSRGGSELCNHRGYGEEESWSYLVRLLLGITECPIQEGTRYLSWNLLDKNFKMDLDFDDRPDFAYKHRVFFDVVGGGFKILTGQLIIPSHD; from the exons ATGACGTACGTGACTCTTCTGGTTTCCATCAGCTGTTTCTGGATAGTTATCCAG GCACAGTATGCAGCTCGGGATGTGAAAATCACCAATGACGAAACAAATCATTCCCTTTTGATAGTTGATAATCCTCTGGTCAAAGGTATCGGCCGGGACAGTTGGTACAGACGTGTCCAATGGAACAATAGTACTGGCGGGCCGATAATG TTCAGATATAAATTGGAGCGATATACATTcgatatatttggaaatgacTGGTGGGAAGAGGTAAGTCGAGGTGGATCTGAACTCTGTAATCATAGGGGGTATGGTGAGGAGGAATCCTGGTCTTATCTGGTACGACTTCTTTTGGGAATCACAGAGTGTCCAATACAAGAG ggaaCGAGATACCTCAGTTGGAATCTTCTTGACAAGAACTTCAAGATGGACCTGGACTTCGATGATAGGCCGGATTTTGCATACAAACACCGGGTCTTCTTTGACGTGGTGGGAGGCGGTTTCAAGATTCTCACCGGTCAACTGATAATTCCAAGTCACGactga
- the LOC135172932 gene encoding uncharacterized protein LOC135172932 produces the protein MESGVLLVLLSCLSWTYGQEDVSKACVKITHTESNESLVIPKNPVVQGLFRDNGWYTSMKWKNGTDGPIMLSFRLERYTWKFGYEITGIGKPSWELINWGSAELCRHIGIGEEASWSLLARDLLGIKGCPIKPGLEDLNKHLLGDKCRPMEFFEELDLSYKHRIFLDVIANGHKILRGQLIIPIQ, from the exons ATGGAGTCTGGTGTGCTACTGGTTCTACTCAGCTGTTTGTCCTGGACATATGGTCAG GAAGACGTATCAAAAGCGTGTGTAAAAATTACACACACTGAATCAAATGAATCCCTCGTAATCCCCAAAAACCCTGTGGTCCAAGGTTTATTCAGAGACAATGGGTGGTACACAAGTATGAAATGGAAGAATGGTACGGACGGGCCTATTATG CTTAGCTTCAGACTGGAGCGATATACCTGGAAATTCGGATACGAGATCACAGGAATAGGAAAACCCTCGTGGGAATTAATAAACTGGGGCTCGGCGGAACTCTGCAGACATATCGGAATCGGTGAAGAGGCATCCTGGTCTCTCCTGGCACGAGACCTTTTGGGCATCAAAGGATGCCCAATCAAACCG GGACTTGAAGATCTGAATAAACATCTTCTTGGCGATAAGTGCAGACCCATGGAATTCTTCGAGGAACTAGATCTCTCGTACAAACATAGGATTTTCCTTGACGTAATCGCAAACGGTCATAAGATACTCAGGGGTCAATTAATAATTCCCATCCAATAA
- the Mrps34 gene encoding uncharacterized protein Mrps34, which yields MPVKLIGRTTDFSGKTLWELVGNLKNHGKGRIIIRQKFQRYPEPSFIKILKVGALPPELQTSPKHAPEKIRKCMVLVEATFRGQKDPRIKQMDGATYKTDYRLVPKDEEHKYVYWVNRPEVILPRTMELPPLLSEIMVRNLKAKGEKVDKPPEMNIIYNLMGMKVYRVAEEGETPTKQPKISLGEPASPGLYANVKPI from the exons ATGCCAGTGAAACTTATTGGCCGTACCACTGACTTCAGTGGAAAAACTCTGTGGGAACTCGTTGGAAACCTTAAGAATCATGGAAAAGGTAGAATCATCATCAGACAAAAATTTCAACGCTATCCTGAACCTTCATTCATAAAGATACTTAAAGTTGGAGCACTACCTCCAGAACTGCAGACATCTCCTAAACATGCG CCAGAGAAAATCCGAAAATGCATGGTTCTTGTGGAAGCAACATTCAGAGGGCAGAAAGATCCCCGGATAAAACAGATGGATGGAGCAACCTACAAAACTGACTATCGATTGGTACCGAAAGATGAGGAACACAAGTACGTCTACTGGGTCAATCGCCCCGAGGTAATTCTACCGAGAACGATGGAGTTGCCTCCCCTGCTCAGCGAAATTATGGTTAGGAATTTGAAGGCAAagggagaaaaagttgataagcCGCCagaaatgaatattatttacaACCTCATGGGTATGAAGGTTTATAGAGTTGCTGAGGAAGGAGAAACACCTACAAAACAGCCCAAAATTTCTCTGGGTGAACCGGCAAGTCCTGGACTTTATGCAAATGTTAAACCGATCTAA
- the LOC135172955 gene encoding IQ domain-containing protein K-like — protein sequence MTTDMKAFISISAPTLLYPISTGSCENNFCECLDRESYGEYSETEDEIKKSLGDISFQEQEEEPETKGKLPLWETILEEFREEREQFDEWEKEQEEPRSEKTPCEAVEYLNKEIFPVLLPAMEKMLKEAKKWNAIQDPKCRFNGLDYLAEYLWNKNPEHRERQFQWIGVFEIPPFRRWLQSNPRPIYPKSWLCSRNEAALIIQRNIRGWIVRKRRDVQELREFWKALAVERAERGSSVPYINLDEYEILPFKNKEPFDICKIFQ from the exons aTGACGACTGATATGAAGGCCTTCATCAGCATCTCCGCACCGACTTTGCTTTATCCCATTTCCACGGGAAGTTGTGAAAATAACTTTTGTGAGTGTTTGGACAGAGAGTCGTATGGGGAATATTCGGAAACTGAGGATGAAATCAAGAAATCGCTCGGAGATATTTCGTTTCAGGAGCAAGAGGAGGAACCGGAAACGAAGGGAAAATTGCCTCTCTGGGAAACGATTTTGGAGGAGTTTAGGGAAGAGAGGGAGCAATTCGATGAATGGGAGAAGGAACAGGAGGAACCGAGATCGGAAAAGACTCCTTGCGAAGCCGTTGAGTACCTGAATAAGGAGATTTTTCCTGTTTTACTACCTGCAATGGAGAAAATGCTGAAGGAAGCGAAAAAATGGAATGCAATACAA GATCCAAAATGTCGATTTAATGGTTTGGATTATCTAGCAGAGtatttatggaataaaaatcccGAGCATCGTGAGAGACAATTCCAATGGATTGGAGTTTTTGAAATTCCCCCATTCAGACGGTGGCTCCAATccaa CCCTAGGCCAATTTACCCGAAATCGTGGCTCTGCAGTCGAAACGAAGCGGCATTGATCATTCAGAGGAATATTCGGGGGTGGATCGTGAGGAAACGAAGGGATGTCCAAGAATTGAGAGAATTCTGGAAG GCCTTGGCTGTGGAACGAGCAGAACGAGGTTCATCAGTTCCTTACATTAATTTAG atGAGTATGAAATTTTGCCATTCAAGAATAAAGAACCATTTGACATCTGTAAAATATTCCAGTAG